One stretch of Streptomyces peucetius DNA includes these proteins:
- a CDS encoding thioesterase II family protein: MSRAGQWFHPVEPSPDASIRLFLLPHAGSGAIIYRDWESLLPPDIAPQAVTLPGRHNRREEPTYGAFWPLLEALHEAVLDDLDDRPFAFFGHCLGAQLAFRLAIRMEEEGGPAPVMVGMSGWSPEGFFQPTEEQSRMPESELVEWIKKLGSFPAEIYDNPEMLALVVPALRADLRVAAQYVDDGAGVACPLASYGGRSDPLQEEPDAMTHWAGRTPAYLGHNEYSGGHFYIDTHAQAVTAHFAHRLQRIAAHHAR, from the coding sequence ATGTCCCGCGCGGGCCAGTGGTTCCACCCGGTGGAGCCCTCGCCCGACGCCTCGATCCGGTTGTTCCTGCTCCCGCACGCGGGCAGCGGCGCCATCATCTACCGGGACTGGGAGAGCCTGCTGCCGCCCGACATCGCCCCGCAGGCGGTGACCCTGCCGGGCCGTCACAACCGCCGGGAGGAGCCGACGTACGGCGCGTTCTGGCCACTGCTCGAAGCGCTGCACGAGGCCGTGCTCGACGACCTGGACGACCGGCCGTTCGCGTTCTTCGGGCACTGCCTCGGCGCCCAGCTGGCGTTCCGGCTGGCCATCCGCATGGAGGAGGAGGGCGGCCCGGCGCCCGTCATGGTCGGCATGTCCGGCTGGTCGCCCGAGGGCTTTTTCCAGCCCACCGAGGAGCAGAGCCGGATGCCCGAGTCCGAGCTCGTCGAGTGGATCAAGAAGCTGGGCTCCTTCCCGGCCGAGATTTACGACAACCCCGAGATGCTCGCCCTCGTGGTCCCCGCGCTCCGCGCCGACCTCAGGGTCGCCGCCCAGTACGTCGACGACGGCGCCGGGGTCGCCTGCCCGCTCGCCTCCTACGGCGGGCGCTCCGACCCCCTGCAGGAGGAGCCGGACGCCATGACCCACTGGGCCGGACGAACCCCCGCCTACCTCGGCCACAACGAGTACTCCGGCGGCCACTTCTACATCGACACCCACGCCCAGGCCGTCACCGCCCACTTCGCGCACCGCCTGCAGCGGATCGCCGCCCACCACGCGCGCTAG
- a CDS encoding cytochrome P450, translating into MPGIHLPAPSPLEANMSLADHTDVLDWPFARTEDGDPPPILAELRNAPPCVVRLPAGAAESRLAWLVTRYADVRQALGDPRLSADERLPGAPVRIQVPPGGNPSSFLRLDDPEHARLRSMIQTEFTARRVKRLREPVQRLVDELLDELEALPRPTDLHAVFSRALPTLVIARLLGVPEQDSAFFIEKTRVTISQEDPAASLAAYEEMSEYLAKLALRKLESPGDDLISRLAVNHHAKGAITLDELVGIARLVLVAGHETTTNQIALNILALLRDDDLRARVAADDGALIPNFIEESMRYWSISQDAMVRLAVEDLELGGVAVSKGDAVVISVPAGNHDESVFACPHRIDPHRDTSGHLQWGFGPHYCQGAPLARLEMELSLRSLLRRFPNLRLAADPRTVFRRGTVFHGVTHLPVTW; encoded by the coding sequence GTGCCCGGGATCCACCTGCCTGCCCCCTCACCCCTGGAGGCCAACATGTCGCTCGCGGACCACACCGATGTCCTGGACTGGCCCTTCGCCCGCACCGAGGACGGAGACCCGCCGCCCATCCTGGCGGAACTGCGCAACGCGCCCCCCTGCGTGGTGCGCCTCCCGGCGGGAGCCGCCGAGTCCCGCCTGGCCTGGCTGGTGACCCGGTACGCCGACGTACGGCAGGCGCTGGGCGATCCCCGCCTCAGCGCCGACGAACGGCTGCCCGGCGCACCGGTGCGCATCCAGGTCCCGCCCGGCGGGAACCCGAGTTCCTTCCTGCGCCTGGACGACCCCGAGCACGCCCGGCTCCGCTCCATGATCCAGACCGAGTTCACCGCGCGCCGGGTGAAGCGGCTGCGCGAACCGGTCCAGCGGCTGGTGGACGAGCTGCTGGACGAACTGGAGGCACTGCCCCGGCCGACCGACCTGCACGCGGTGTTCTCCCGCGCGCTGCCGACCCTCGTCATCGCACGGCTGCTGGGCGTTCCGGAGCAGGACTCCGCGTTCTTCATCGAGAAGACCCGCGTCACCATCTCCCAGGAGGACCCGGCGGCCTCCCTGGCCGCCTACGAGGAGATGTCCGAGTACCTGGCCAAACTGGCGCTGCGCAAGCTGGAGAGCCCTGGCGACGACCTGATCAGCCGCCTCGCCGTCAACCACCACGCGAAGGGCGCCATCACCCTGGACGAGCTGGTCGGCATCGCCCGGCTGGTCCTGGTGGCCGGACACGAGACCACCACCAACCAGATCGCCCTGAACATCCTGGCGCTGCTGCGCGACGACGACCTGCGGGCGCGGGTGGCCGCCGACGACGGCGCGCTCATACCGAACTTCATCGAGGAGTCGATGCGCTACTGGTCGATCTCCCAGGACGCGATGGTCCGGCTGGCGGTGGAGGACCTCGAACTCGGCGGTGTGGCCGTCTCCAAGGGCGACGCCGTCGTCATCTCCGTGCCCGCCGGCAACCACGACGAGTCGGTCTTCGCCTGCCCGCACCGGATCGACCCGCACCGCGACACCAGCGGCCACCTGCAGTGGGGCTTCGGCCCGCACTACTGCCAGGGGGCCCCGCTGGCGCGGCTGGAGATGGAACTGTCGCTGCGCTCCCTGCTGCGGCGCTTCCCGAACCTGCGGCTGGCGGCCGACCCGCGCACGGTCTTCCGCCGCGGCACCGTCTTCCACGGGGTGACACACCTTCCCGTGACCTGGTGA
- a CDS encoding LLM class flavin-dependent oxidoreductase, which translates to MNGPLHVGILLPTREQAINGTYAAAPLLGFARQAEALGFDSLWAGDSLTARPRLDPLVVLAAAAAATERITVGTAALTPALRHPLIGANMVASLSHVAAGRLVLGLGSGFPMPETEEEFASVGASFTGRVGRLDEITALWRTAWRAGQEGEPADFQGRYWQADHLDRLPSPATAGGPPLWLAGSDTPKVLARAATRYDGWLPFLPDPDAYGRARRRIAELAEEAGRPAGAVTPALYATITVNRDERAAEAELEHYISHYYGRSLDQMRTIQAYAWGSAEKCAEWLGGYVRAGARHLVLRIGSLDPEPQLKEIAEVLLPAVRALGPSTTVGSTQS; encoded by the coding sequence CCGGGAACAGGCCATCAACGGCACCTACGCGGCGGCCCCGCTGCTGGGCTTCGCCCGGCAGGCCGAGGCCCTGGGATTCGACTCCCTCTGGGCGGGCGACTCGCTCACCGCCCGCCCCCGCCTGGACCCGCTCGTCGTCCTGGCCGCCGCTGCCGCCGCCACCGAGCGGATCACCGTCGGCACCGCCGCCCTGACCCCGGCCCTGCGCCACCCGCTGATCGGCGCCAACATGGTCGCGAGCCTCAGCCACGTGGCCGCGGGCCGGCTGGTCCTCGGGCTCGGCTCCGGCTTCCCCATGCCCGAGACGGAGGAGGAGTTCGCCTCGGTCGGCGCCAGCTTCACCGGCCGCGTCGGACGCCTCGACGAGATCACCGCCCTGTGGCGCACGGCCTGGCGCGCCGGACAGGAGGGCGAACCGGCCGACTTCCAGGGCAGGTACTGGCAGGCCGACCACCTCGACCGGCTGCCCTCCCCGGCCACCGCCGGCGGCCCGCCGCTGTGGCTGGCCGGCAGCGACACCCCCAAGGTGCTCGCCCGCGCCGCCACCCGCTACGACGGCTGGCTGCCGTTCCTGCCCGACCCCGACGCCTACGGCCGGGCCCGCCGCCGGATCGCCGAGCTCGCCGAGGAGGCGGGCCGCCCCGCCGGCGCCGTCACCCCCGCCCTGTACGCGACGATCACGGTGAACCGCGACGAGCGGGCGGCCGAGGCCGAACTGGAGCACTACATCAGCCACTACTACGGCCGTTCCCTCGATCAGATGCGCACCATCCAGGCCTACGCCTGGGGCAGCGCCGAGAAGTGCGCCGAATGGCTCGGCGGCTACGTCCGGGCCGGCGCCCGCCACCTGGTCCTGAGGATCGGATCGCTCGACCCGGAACCGCAGTTGAAGGAGATCGCCGAGGTGCTGCTGCCCGCGGTACGCGCCCTCGGCCCGTCCACCACCGTGGGGAGTACACAGTCGTGA
- a CDS encoding MFS transporter — protein MTSETSTEVVVEGRAPTPPGGAPAAAPSAGALLVVLVGTFITVLDFFIANVAVPAIKADLGASAAQAQMFVVGYGVAFTAGLITGGRLGDLFGRRRMFTLGMVLFMLASAACSLAPTATVLVVARIAQGAAAALMVPQVLGIIGTVYTGAARDRAFNAYGLVIGLAGVFGQFIGGALITVDIAGLSWRTIFLINVPLCLVSLAFVGRTIPESRGEGGTRLDLVGALLVTASLGIIVFALLEGQESGWPLWVWESLAGAAVLLAVTVWHLRRRAAADRGPLIEPALFKGRVFSVGLTATVVYFLAMGSFFFVLALYLQLGRGLSPLESGSVFLALGAGYFGASVVSSRKAASVTARRVAVGPLTLAIGYAAVALTADRLDTTGHVLWLLPALLVAGLGMGLTTGPLTNLVLGAAVPEHAASASGLLNTAQEGGAAVGVAIAGAVFFPTLADAGGSAGAYPHAFAVTLVPLIVLGLLASALVLAAPGRTARR, from the coding sequence ATGACTTCTGAGACAAGCACAGAAGTCGTCGTCGAGGGGCGTGCGCCGACGCCCCCCGGCGGCGCACCGGCCGCCGCCCCCTCGGCCGGTGCCCTCCTGGTGGTGCTCGTGGGCACCTTCATCACGGTGCTGGACTTCTTCATCGCCAACGTGGCCGTCCCCGCCATCAAGGCCGACCTGGGCGCCAGCGCCGCCCAGGCCCAGATGTTCGTCGTGGGCTACGGCGTCGCCTTCACCGCGGGACTGATCACCGGCGGCAGGCTCGGCGACCTCTTCGGCCGCCGGCGGATGTTCACGCTCGGCATGGTGCTGTTCATGCTGGCTTCGGCCGCGTGCAGCCTGGCACCCACGGCGACCGTCCTGGTCGTCGCCCGCATCGCCCAGGGCGCCGCCGCCGCGCTGATGGTGCCGCAGGTGCTCGGCATCATCGGCACGGTGTACACCGGCGCCGCCCGCGACCGCGCCTTCAACGCCTACGGCCTGGTCATCGGACTCGCCGGCGTCTTCGGCCAGTTCATCGGCGGTGCCCTGATCACGGTCGACATCGCGGGACTGAGCTGGCGGACCATCTTCCTGATCAACGTCCCGCTGTGCCTGGTCTCCCTGGCCTTCGTCGGCCGCACGATCCCCGAGTCGCGCGGCGAGGGCGGCACCCGGCTGGACCTCGTGGGCGCCCTGCTGGTCACGGCGTCCCTGGGCATCATCGTCTTCGCGCTGCTGGAGGGCCAGGAGAGCGGCTGGCCGCTGTGGGTGTGGGAGTCGCTGGCCGGTGCGGCCGTCCTGCTGGCGGTGACCGTCTGGCACCTGCGCCGGCGGGCGGCGGCCGACCGGGGCCCGCTGATCGAACCCGCCCTGTTCAAGGGCCGGGTGTTCTCGGTGGGGCTGACCGCGACGGTGGTCTACTTCCTCGCGATGGGCTCCTTCTTCTTCGTGCTGGCCCTCTACCTGCAACTGGGCCGGGGCCTGTCGCCCCTGGAGTCCGGGTCCGTCTTCCTGGCCCTGGGCGCGGGCTACTTCGGCGCCTCGGTGGTGTCGTCGCGCAAGGCCGCCTCGGTCACCGCCCGCAGGGTGGCCGTCGGCCCGCTGACCCTCGCGATCGGCTACGCGGCGGTCGCCCTGACCGCCGACCGCCTCGACACGACGGGACACGTGCTGTGGCTGCTGCCCGCCCTCCTCGTCGCCGGGCTCGGCATGGGCCTGACGACCGGCCCGCTGACCAACCTGGTGCTGGGCGCGGCCGTGCCCGAGCACGCGGCCTCCGCGTCCGGACTGCTGAACACCGCCCAGGAGGGCGGCGCGGCCGTCGGCGTGGCGATCGCCGGCGCGGTCTTCTTCCCCACCCTGGCCGACGCCGGCGGCTCGGCGGGCGCCTACCCACACGCGTTCGCCGTCACGCTCGTCCCGCTCATCGTCCTGGGACTCCTGGCCTCCGCCCTGGTTTTGGCGGCGCCGGGCCGCACCGCACGGCGCTGA